A single Glycine soja cultivar W05 chromosome 14, ASM419377v2, whole genome shotgun sequence DNA region contains:
- the LOC114383670 gene encoding 5'-3' exoribonuclease 3-like isoform X1 has product MGVPAFYRWLAEKYPMVIVDAIEEEPVVIDGVQIPVDTSKKNPNNIEYDNLYLDMNGIIHPCFHPEDRPSPTSFDEVFECMFDYIDRLFIMVRPRELLYMAIDGVAPRAKMNQQRSRRFRAAKDAADAAAEEARLREEFEKEGRKLPSKGESQTFDSNVITPGTEFMAVLSIALQYYVHLRLNNDPGWQNIKVILSDANVPGEGEHKIMSYIRLQRNLKGYDPNTRHCLYGLDADLIMLALATHEIHFSILREIVFTPGQDKCFLCGQMGHMAANCEGKAKRKAGEFDEKGEAIVTKKPFQFLNIWTLREYLEYEMRISNPPSEIDFECIVDDFIFMCFFVGNDFLPHMPTLEIREGAINLLIAVYKKEFREFGGYLTNGSTINLSRVEHFIQAVGSYEDKIFQKRARLHQRQTERIKREKAQARRGDDAEPQFQPESLVAVSRFHGSRLASAPTPPPFQPSGHYNSQASASVRKDNKEAFERPLKVSRVSSGATVAAAIVEAENNLEIDAQDNKDELKTKLKEILREKSDVFNSKNAEEDKIKLGEPGWKERYYEEKFSAKTPEELEAIRKDVVLKYTEGLCWVMHYYYEGVCSWNWFYPYHYAPFASDLKGLGELDISFKLGTPFKPFDQLLGVFPAASSHALPEPYRRLMTDPNSPIIDFYPIDFEVDMNGKRFAWQGIAKLPFIDEVRLLAEVQKIENLLTPDEKRRNAIMFDLIFVNSCHPLSACISTLDNKCKNMPNSERAVVKEKINPKERDTCSGGMNGYISLCGGEPCPPIFRSPIASMEDIMDNHVICAIYRLPDAHKHITRPPQGVKFPKKIVEIGDLKPEPVLWHEDSGRRHHSENGRKNPPGSISGRELGDAAHRLIVNSLQAKVDTNGYRDPHNGPPISYPAPMGHYRQPVPSYGYESSPGYVAMPPPISAPSLQGRPQFAPYNAAPTAPQYGCNQPYPPPPVVYNHPRQQSNSYERNDYQHARSNHYERNHHQGSGGSSRHGYQSSGNNHNARFNNSHGSYGSHHHEVSHHNQNFQPSRAHQNWTPPNNPSGHRDYGHHSSNQYSLLDRRGNRNPMPPPGYSRK; this is encoded by the exons ATGGGAGTTCCAGCGTTCTACCGATGGCTGGCGGAGAAGTATCCGATGGTGATTGTGGACGCGATCGAAGAGGAACCGGTCGTAATCGACGGCGTTCAAATCCCCGTCGATACGAGCAAGAAGAACCCTAACAACATCGAATACGATAACCTCTATCTCGACATGAACGGCATCATTCATCCTTGCTTCCACCCCGAGGATAGG CCGTCTCCGACGTCGTTCGATGAGGTGTTTGAGTGCATGTTCGACTACATTGACAGGCTATTCATTATGGTGCGGCCGCGGGAGCTGCTCTATATGGCTATTG ACGGTGTTGCGCCGAGGGCGAAAATGAACCAGCAACGGTCTAGGCGGTTTAGGGCTGCGAAAGATGCAGCTGATGCG GCTGCTGAAGAAGCAAGGTTAAGGGAGGAATTTgagaaggagggaagaaaaCTTCCTTCTAAAGGAGAGTCACAGACTTTTGATTCAAATGTCATTACACCTGGAACTGAATTTATGGCTGTTTTATCAATTGCACTTCAGTACTATGTTCATCTTAGGTTGAACAATGACCCTGGTTGGCAAAATATTAAG GTTATTCTTTCTGATGCAAATGTTCCTGGTGAAGGGGAGCATAAGATTATGTCCTATATCCGCCTGCAGAGAAATCTTAAAGGTTATGATCCAAATACACGACATTGCCTATATGGTTTG GATGCTGATCTGATTATGTTGGCATTGGCTACCcatgaaattcatttttcaattcttaGAGAG ATTGTATTTACTCCTGGACAAGACAAGTGCTTCCTCTGTGGTCAGATGGGTCATATGGCTGCAAACTGTGAAGGAAAGGCAAAAAGGAAGGCAGGAGAGTTTGATGAAAAAGGAGAGGCTATTGTGACGAAAAAGCCCTTCCAG ttCCTAAATATTTGGACTCTGAGAGAATATCTGGAGTATGAGATGAGAATATCTAATCCTCCTTCCGAGATTGATTTTGAATGCATTGTGGATGATTTTATCTTCATGTGTTTTTTTGTCGGCAATGATTTTCTACCACATATGCCTACACTAGAGATTCGTGAG GGTGCAATTAACTTGCTGATAGCAGTATACAAGAAGGAATTTAGGGAATTTGGTGGTTATTTAACCAATGGAAGCACG ATAAACTTGAGCAGGGTGGAGCACTTCATTCAGGCTGTTGGATCTTATGAAGATAAAATATTCCAGAAAAGAGCTCGATTGCATCAG CGACAAACAGAAAGAATAAAGCGTGAAAAGGCACAGGCAAGAAGGGGAGATGATGCTGAGCCTCAATTTCAACCAGAGTCTTTAGTCGCAGTTTCACGATTCCATGGTTCTCGTCTTGCTTCAGCTCCAACTCCTCCACCATTTCAACCTTCTGGGCATTATAATTCTCAAGCGTCTGCATCAGTTAGAAAAGACAATAAAGAAGCATTTGAGAGGCCTCTTAAAGTTTCTAGGGTTTCTTCTGGAGCAACTGTTGCCGCTGCTATTGTTGAAGCTGAGAATAATCTTGAAATAGAT GCTCAAGATAATAAAGAcgaattgaaaacaaaattaaaggagATACTTCGAGAGAAATCTGATGTATTTAACTCAAAAAATGCTGAAGAGGATAAG ATTAAGTTGGGAGAACCTGGCTGGAAAGAGAGGTATTATGAGGAAAAATTTTCTGCCAAAACTCCTGAGGAACTTGAAGCTATACGTAAAGATGTT GTCTTGAAATACACTGAAGGCCTATGTTGGGTGATGCACTATTATTATGAAGGCGTTTGTTCTTGGAATTG GTTTTATCCTTATCACTATGCCCCTTTTGCGTCTGATCTCAAAGGCCTTGGTGAACTTGATATTAGCTTTAAGCTGGGTACCCCATTCAAACCATTTGACCAGCTTCTAGGGGTCTTTCCTGCTGCAAG CTCTCATGCACTTCCTGAGCCATATAGGAGACTTATGACAGATCCAAACTCACCAATCATTGATTTTTATCCAATTG ACTTTGAAGTGGACATGAATGGCAAACGCTTTGCTTGGCAG GGTATTGCTAAGTTGCCATTTATTGATGAAGTGCGTCTTCTTGCAGAAGTTCAAAAGATTGAAAACTTGTTAACA ccaGACGAAAAGCGACGGAATGCTATAATGTTCGACTTGATCTTTGTGAATTCTTGTCATCCTCTCTCTGCATGCATAAGTACACTTGACAACAAGTGTAAAAACATGCCAAATAGTGAACGGGCTGTGGTCAAGGAAAAAATCAACCCCAAAGAAAG GGATACATGCAGTGGTGGAATGAATGGTTACATATCCTTATGTGGTGGAGAACCTTGCCCTCCTATTTTTAGGTCTCCTATTGCAAGCATGGAAGATATCATGGACAATCATGTTAT ATGTGCAATATATAGACTCCCAGATGCACATAAACATATTACCCGACCACCACAAGGAGTTAAATTTCCAAAAAAG ATTGTTGAAATTGGGGATCTAAAACCTGAACCTGTTTTGTGGCATGAAGATTCAGGCAGGAGACACCATTCTGAAAATGGGAG GAAAAACCCTCCAGGATCTATTTCTGGTCGGGAGCTTGGGGATGCAGCACACAGACTCATTGTCAATTCCTTACAGGCAAAGGTTGATACTAATGGATACCGCGATCCGCATAATGGACCTCCTATATCTTATCCTGCACCCATGGGTCATTATCGACAACCAGTGCCTTCATATGGTTATGAATCCAGCCCAGGATATGTTGCAATGCCGCCACCTATTTCAGCTCCCTCACTCCAAGGCAGACCACAGTTTGCACCTTACAATGCTGCCCCTACTGCTCCGCAGTATGGTTGCAATCAACCATACCCGCCACCACCAGTGGTGTACAATCATCCTCGTCAGCAATCAAATTCTTACGAAAGAAATGACTATCAGCATGCCAGATCAAATCATTATGAAAGAAATCACCATCAAGGTAGTGGGGGTAGTTCAAGGCATGGATATCAATCATCAGGAAATAATCACAATGCCAGGTTTAATAATTCACATGGTTCATATGGTAGTCACCATCATGAAGTTAGTCACCACAACCAAAACTTCCAACCTTCTAGAGCTCATCAGAATTGGACTCCACCAAACAACCCGAGTGGGCACAGGGATTATGGTCATCATTCATCCAATCAATATTCTTTATTAGATAGAAGAGGAAACAGGAATCCAATGCCCCCACCTGGTTACAGTCGCAAATAA
- the LOC114383670 gene encoding 5'-3' exoribonuclease 3-like isoform X2 gives MGVPAFYRWLAEKYPMVIVDAIEEEPVVIDGVQIPVDTSKKNPNNIEYDNLYLDMNGIIHPCFHPEDRPSPTSFDEVFECMFDYIDRLFIMVRPRELLYMAIDGVAPRAKMNQQRSRRFRAAKDAADAAAEEARLREEFEKEGRKLPSKGESQTFDSNVITPGTEFMAVLSIALQYYVHLRLNNDPGWQNIKVILSDANVPGEGEHKIMSYIRLQRNLKGYDPNTRHCLYGLDADLIMLALATHEIHFSILREIVFTPGQDKCFLCGQMGHMAANCEGKAKRKAGEFDEKGEAIVTKKPFQFLNIWTLREYLEYEMRISNPPSEIDFECIVDDFIFMCFFVGNDFLPHMPTLEIREGAINLLIAVYKKEFREFGGYLTNGSTINLSRVEHFIQAVGSYEDKIFQKRARLHQRQTERIKREKAQARRGDDAEPQFQPESLVAVSRFHGSRLASAPTPPPFQPSGHYNSQASASVRKDNKEAFERPLKVSRVSSGATVAAAIVEAENNLEIDAQDNKDELKTKLKEILREKSDVFNSKNAEEDKIKLGEPGWKERYYEEKFSAKTPEELEAIRKDVVLKYTEGLCWVMHYYYEGVCSWNWFYPYHYAPFASDLKGLGELDISFKLGTPFKPFDQLLGVFPAASSHALPEPYRRLMTDPNSPIIDFYPIDFEVDMNGKRFAWQGIAKLPFIDEVRLLAEVQKIENLLTPDEKRRNAIMFDLIFVNSCHPLSACISTLDNKCKNMPNSERAVVKEKINPKESGGMNGYISLCGGEPCPPIFRSPIASMEDIMDNHVICAIYRLPDAHKHITRPPQGVKFPKKIVEIGDLKPEPVLWHEDSGRRHHSENGRKNPPGSISGRELGDAAHRLIVNSLQAKVDTNGYRDPHNGPPISYPAPMGHYRQPVPSYGYESSPGYVAMPPPISAPSLQGRPQFAPYNAAPTAPQYGCNQPYPPPPVVYNHPRQQSNSYERNDYQHARSNHYERNHHQGSGGSSRHGYQSSGNNHNARFNNSHGSYGSHHHEVSHHNQNFQPSRAHQNWTPPNNPSGHRDYGHHSSNQYSLLDRRGNRNPMPPPGYSRK, from the exons ATGGGAGTTCCAGCGTTCTACCGATGGCTGGCGGAGAAGTATCCGATGGTGATTGTGGACGCGATCGAAGAGGAACCGGTCGTAATCGACGGCGTTCAAATCCCCGTCGATACGAGCAAGAAGAACCCTAACAACATCGAATACGATAACCTCTATCTCGACATGAACGGCATCATTCATCCTTGCTTCCACCCCGAGGATAGG CCGTCTCCGACGTCGTTCGATGAGGTGTTTGAGTGCATGTTCGACTACATTGACAGGCTATTCATTATGGTGCGGCCGCGGGAGCTGCTCTATATGGCTATTG ACGGTGTTGCGCCGAGGGCGAAAATGAACCAGCAACGGTCTAGGCGGTTTAGGGCTGCGAAAGATGCAGCTGATGCG GCTGCTGAAGAAGCAAGGTTAAGGGAGGAATTTgagaaggagggaagaaaaCTTCCTTCTAAAGGAGAGTCACAGACTTTTGATTCAAATGTCATTACACCTGGAACTGAATTTATGGCTGTTTTATCAATTGCACTTCAGTACTATGTTCATCTTAGGTTGAACAATGACCCTGGTTGGCAAAATATTAAG GTTATTCTTTCTGATGCAAATGTTCCTGGTGAAGGGGAGCATAAGATTATGTCCTATATCCGCCTGCAGAGAAATCTTAAAGGTTATGATCCAAATACACGACATTGCCTATATGGTTTG GATGCTGATCTGATTATGTTGGCATTGGCTACCcatgaaattcatttttcaattcttaGAGAG ATTGTATTTACTCCTGGACAAGACAAGTGCTTCCTCTGTGGTCAGATGGGTCATATGGCTGCAAACTGTGAAGGAAAGGCAAAAAGGAAGGCAGGAGAGTTTGATGAAAAAGGAGAGGCTATTGTGACGAAAAAGCCCTTCCAG ttCCTAAATATTTGGACTCTGAGAGAATATCTGGAGTATGAGATGAGAATATCTAATCCTCCTTCCGAGATTGATTTTGAATGCATTGTGGATGATTTTATCTTCATGTGTTTTTTTGTCGGCAATGATTTTCTACCACATATGCCTACACTAGAGATTCGTGAG GGTGCAATTAACTTGCTGATAGCAGTATACAAGAAGGAATTTAGGGAATTTGGTGGTTATTTAACCAATGGAAGCACG ATAAACTTGAGCAGGGTGGAGCACTTCATTCAGGCTGTTGGATCTTATGAAGATAAAATATTCCAGAAAAGAGCTCGATTGCATCAG CGACAAACAGAAAGAATAAAGCGTGAAAAGGCACAGGCAAGAAGGGGAGATGATGCTGAGCCTCAATTTCAACCAGAGTCTTTAGTCGCAGTTTCACGATTCCATGGTTCTCGTCTTGCTTCAGCTCCAACTCCTCCACCATTTCAACCTTCTGGGCATTATAATTCTCAAGCGTCTGCATCAGTTAGAAAAGACAATAAAGAAGCATTTGAGAGGCCTCTTAAAGTTTCTAGGGTTTCTTCTGGAGCAACTGTTGCCGCTGCTATTGTTGAAGCTGAGAATAATCTTGAAATAGAT GCTCAAGATAATAAAGAcgaattgaaaacaaaattaaaggagATACTTCGAGAGAAATCTGATGTATTTAACTCAAAAAATGCTGAAGAGGATAAG ATTAAGTTGGGAGAACCTGGCTGGAAAGAGAGGTATTATGAGGAAAAATTTTCTGCCAAAACTCCTGAGGAACTTGAAGCTATACGTAAAGATGTT GTCTTGAAATACACTGAAGGCCTATGTTGGGTGATGCACTATTATTATGAAGGCGTTTGTTCTTGGAATTG GTTTTATCCTTATCACTATGCCCCTTTTGCGTCTGATCTCAAAGGCCTTGGTGAACTTGATATTAGCTTTAAGCTGGGTACCCCATTCAAACCATTTGACCAGCTTCTAGGGGTCTTTCCTGCTGCAAG CTCTCATGCACTTCCTGAGCCATATAGGAGACTTATGACAGATCCAAACTCACCAATCATTGATTTTTATCCAATTG ACTTTGAAGTGGACATGAATGGCAAACGCTTTGCTTGGCAG GGTATTGCTAAGTTGCCATTTATTGATGAAGTGCGTCTTCTTGCAGAAGTTCAAAAGATTGAAAACTTGTTAACA ccaGACGAAAAGCGACGGAATGCTATAATGTTCGACTTGATCTTTGTGAATTCTTGTCATCCTCTCTCTGCATGCATAAGTACACTTGACAACAAGTGTAAAAACATGCCAAATAGTGAACGGGCTGTGGTCAAGGAAAAAATCAACCCCAAAGAAAG TGGTGGAATGAATGGTTACATATCCTTATGTGGTGGAGAACCTTGCCCTCCTATTTTTAGGTCTCCTATTGCAAGCATGGAAGATATCATGGACAATCATGTTAT ATGTGCAATATATAGACTCCCAGATGCACATAAACATATTACCCGACCACCACAAGGAGTTAAATTTCCAAAAAAG ATTGTTGAAATTGGGGATCTAAAACCTGAACCTGTTTTGTGGCATGAAGATTCAGGCAGGAGACACCATTCTGAAAATGGGAG GAAAAACCCTCCAGGATCTATTTCTGGTCGGGAGCTTGGGGATGCAGCACACAGACTCATTGTCAATTCCTTACAGGCAAAGGTTGATACTAATGGATACCGCGATCCGCATAATGGACCTCCTATATCTTATCCTGCACCCATGGGTCATTATCGACAACCAGTGCCTTCATATGGTTATGAATCCAGCCCAGGATATGTTGCAATGCCGCCACCTATTTCAGCTCCCTCACTCCAAGGCAGACCACAGTTTGCACCTTACAATGCTGCCCCTACTGCTCCGCAGTATGGTTGCAATCAACCATACCCGCCACCACCAGTGGTGTACAATCATCCTCGTCAGCAATCAAATTCTTACGAAAGAAATGACTATCAGCATGCCAGATCAAATCATTATGAAAGAAATCACCATCAAGGTAGTGGGGGTAGTTCAAGGCATGGATATCAATCATCAGGAAATAATCACAATGCCAGGTTTAATAATTCACATGGTTCATATGGTAGTCACCATCATGAAGTTAGTCACCACAACCAAAACTTCCAACCTTCTAGAGCTCATCAGAATTGGACTCCACCAAACAACCCGAGTGGGCACAGGGATTATGGTCATCATTCATCCAATCAATATTCTTTATTAGATAGAAGAGGAAACAGGAATCCAATGCCCCCACCTGGTTACAGTCGCAAATAA
- the LOC114383670 gene encoding 5'-3' exoribonuclease 3-like isoform X3, giving the protein MGVPAFYRWLAEKYPMVIVDAIEEEPVVIDGVQIPVDTSKKNPNNIEYDNLYLDMNGIIHPCFHPEDRPSPTSFDEVFECMFDYIDRLFIMVRPRELLYMAIDGVAPRAKMNQQRSRRFRAAKDAADAAAEEARLREEFEKEGRKLPSKGESQTFDSNVITPGTEFMAVLSIALQYYVHLRLNNDPGWQNIKVILSDANVPGEGEHKIMSYIRLQRNLKGYDPNTRHCLYGLDADLIMLALATHEIHFSILREIVFTPGQDKCFLCGQMGHMAANCEGKAKRKAGEFDEKGEAIVTKKPFQGAINLLIAVYKKEFREFGGYLTNGSTINLSRVEHFIQAVGSYEDKIFQKRARLHQRQTERIKREKAQARRGDDAEPQFQPESLVAVSRFHGSRLASAPTPPPFQPSGHYNSQASASVRKDNKEAFERPLKVSRVSSGATVAAAIVEAENNLEIDAQDNKDELKTKLKEILREKSDVFNSKNAEEDKIKLGEPGWKERYYEEKFSAKTPEELEAIRKDVVLKYTEGLCWVMHYYYEGVCSWNWFYPYHYAPFASDLKGLGELDISFKLGTPFKPFDQLLGVFPAASSHALPEPYRRLMTDPNSPIIDFYPIDFEVDMNGKRFAWQGIAKLPFIDEVRLLAEVQKIENLLTPDEKRRNAIMFDLIFVNSCHPLSACISTLDNKCKNMPNSERAVVKEKINPKERDTCSGGMNGYISLCGGEPCPPIFRSPIASMEDIMDNHVICAIYRLPDAHKHITRPPQGVKFPKKIVEIGDLKPEPVLWHEDSGRRHHSENGRKNPPGSISGRELGDAAHRLIVNSLQAKVDTNGYRDPHNGPPISYPAPMGHYRQPVPSYGYESSPGYVAMPPPISAPSLQGRPQFAPYNAAPTAPQYGCNQPYPPPPVVYNHPRQQSNSYERNDYQHARSNHYERNHHQGSGGSSRHGYQSSGNNHNARFNNSHGSYGSHHHEVSHHNQNFQPSRAHQNWTPPNNPSGHRDYGHHSSNQYSLLDRRGNRNPMPPPGYSRK; this is encoded by the exons ATGGGAGTTCCAGCGTTCTACCGATGGCTGGCGGAGAAGTATCCGATGGTGATTGTGGACGCGATCGAAGAGGAACCGGTCGTAATCGACGGCGTTCAAATCCCCGTCGATACGAGCAAGAAGAACCCTAACAACATCGAATACGATAACCTCTATCTCGACATGAACGGCATCATTCATCCTTGCTTCCACCCCGAGGATAGG CCGTCTCCGACGTCGTTCGATGAGGTGTTTGAGTGCATGTTCGACTACATTGACAGGCTATTCATTATGGTGCGGCCGCGGGAGCTGCTCTATATGGCTATTG ACGGTGTTGCGCCGAGGGCGAAAATGAACCAGCAACGGTCTAGGCGGTTTAGGGCTGCGAAAGATGCAGCTGATGCG GCTGCTGAAGAAGCAAGGTTAAGGGAGGAATTTgagaaggagggaagaaaaCTTCCTTCTAAAGGAGAGTCACAGACTTTTGATTCAAATGTCATTACACCTGGAACTGAATTTATGGCTGTTTTATCAATTGCACTTCAGTACTATGTTCATCTTAGGTTGAACAATGACCCTGGTTGGCAAAATATTAAG GTTATTCTTTCTGATGCAAATGTTCCTGGTGAAGGGGAGCATAAGATTATGTCCTATATCCGCCTGCAGAGAAATCTTAAAGGTTATGATCCAAATACACGACATTGCCTATATGGTTTG GATGCTGATCTGATTATGTTGGCATTGGCTACCcatgaaattcatttttcaattcttaGAGAG ATTGTATTTACTCCTGGACAAGACAAGTGCTTCCTCTGTGGTCAGATGGGTCATATGGCTGCAAACTGTGAAGGAAAGGCAAAAAGGAAGGCAGGAGAGTTTGATGAAAAAGGAGAGGCTATTGTGACGAAAAAGCCCTTCCAG GGTGCAATTAACTTGCTGATAGCAGTATACAAGAAGGAATTTAGGGAATTTGGTGGTTATTTAACCAATGGAAGCACG ATAAACTTGAGCAGGGTGGAGCACTTCATTCAGGCTGTTGGATCTTATGAAGATAAAATATTCCAGAAAAGAGCTCGATTGCATCAG CGACAAACAGAAAGAATAAAGCGTGAAAAGGCACAGGCAAGAAGGGGAGATGATGCTGAGCCTCAATTTCAACCAGAGTCTTTAGTCGCAGTTTCACGATTCCATGGTTCTCGTCTTGCTTCAGCTCCAACTCCTCCACCATTTCAACCTTCTGGGCATTATAATTCTCAAGCGTCTGCATCAGTTAGAAAAGACAATAAAGAAGCATTTGAGAGGCCTCTTAAAGTTTCTAGGGTTTCTTCTGGAGCAACTGTTGCCGCTGCTATTGTTGAAGCTGAGAATAATCTTGAAATAGAT GCTCAAGATAATAAAGAcgaattgaaaacaaaattaaaggagATACTTCGAGAGAAATCTGATGTATTTAACTCAAAAAATGCTGAAGAGGATAAG ATTAAGTTGGGAGAACCTGGCTGGAAAGAGAGGTATTATGAGGAAAAATTTTCTGCCAAAACTCCTGAGGAACTTGAAGCTATACGTAAAGATGTT GTCTTGAAATACACTGAAGGCCTATGTTGGGTGATGCACTATTATTATGAAGGCGTTTGTTCTTGGAATTG GTTTTATCCTTATCACTATGCCCCTTTTGCGTCTGATCTCAAAGGCCTTGGTGAACTTGATATTAGCTTTAAGCTGGGTACCCCATTCAAACCATTTGACCAGCTTCTAGGGGTCTTTCCTGCTGCAAG CTCTCATGCACTTCCTGAGCCATATAGGAGACTTATGACAGATCCAAACTCACCAATCATTGATTTTTATCCAATTG ACTTTGAAGTGGACATGAATGGCAAACGCTTTGCTTGGCAG GGTATTGCTAAGTTGCCATTTATTGATGAAGTGCGTCTTCTTGCAGAAGTTCAAAAGATTGAAAACTTGTTAACA ccaGACGAAAAGCGACGGAATGCTATAATGTTCGACTTGATCTTTGTGAATTCTTGTCATCCTCTCTCTGCATGCATAAGTACACTTGACAACAAGTGTAAAAACATGCCAAATAGTGAACGGGCTGTGGTCAAGGAAAAAATCAACCCCAAAGAAAG GGATACATGCAGTGGTGGAATGAATGGTTACATATCCTTATGTGGTGGAGAACCTTGCCCTCCTATTTTTAGGTCTCCTATTGCAAGCATGGAAGATATCATGGACAATCATGTTAT ATGTGCAATATATAGACTCCCAGATGCACATAAACATATTACCCGACCACCACAAGGAGTTAAATTTCCAAAAAAG ATTGTTGAAATTGGGGATCTAAAACCTGAACCTGTTTTGTGGCATGAAGATTCAGGCAGGAGACACCATTCTGAAAATGGGAG GAAAAACCCTCCAGGATCTATTTCTGGTCGGGAGCTTGGGGATGCAGCACACAGACTCATTGTCAATTCCTTACAGGCAAAGGTTGATACTAATGGATACCGCGATCCGCATAATGGACCTCCTATATCTTATCCTGCACCCATGGGTCATTATCGACAACCAGTGCCTTCATATGGTTATGAATCCAGCCCAGGATATGTTGCAATGCCGCCACCTATTTCAGCTCCCTCACTCCAAGGCAGACCACAGTTTGCACCTTACAATGCTGCCCCTACTGCTCCGCAGTATGGTTGCAATCAACCATACCCGCCACCACCAGTGGTGTACAATCATCCTCGTCAGCAATCAAATTCTTACGAAAGAAATGACTATCAGCATGCCAGATCAAATCATTATGAAAGAAATCACCATCAAGGTAGTGGGGGTAGTTCAAGGCATGGATATCAATCATCAGGAAATAATCACAATGCCAGGTTTAATAATTCACATGGTTCATATGGTAGTCACCATCATGAAGTTAGTCACCACAACCAAAACTTCCAACCTTCTAGAGCTCATCAGAATTGGACTCCACCAAACAACCCGAGTGGGCACAGGGATTATGGTCATCATTCATCCAATCAATATTCTTTATTAGATAGAAGAGGAAACAGGAATCCAATGCCCCCACCTGGTTACAGTCGCAAATAA